The DNA segment GGACCTGAACGAGATCGGCGAGCCGGTGATGATGTATTGCCGCCCGGCGCCGGACTACCTGCCTGATCCCGAGTCCTGCCTGCTCACGGGCATCACGCCGCAGCTGTGCCTGGAGCGCGGCCTGCCCGAGCACGAATTCGCCGCGCGCATCGAGGCGGAGTTGGCCCGGCCCGGCACCATCGGCGTGGGCTACAACACGATCCGCTTCGACGACGAGATCACGCGCTTCATGTTCTGGCGCAACCTGATCGATCCCTATGCGCGGGAATGGCAGAACGAATGCGGCCGCTGGGACCTGCTGGACGTGGTGCGCCTGACCTACGCGCTGCGCCCCGACGGTATCGAGTGGCCGCGCAAGGAGGACGGGTCTCCCAGCCTGAAGCTCGAGCACCTGTCGCGCGCCAACGGCCTGGTGCACGAGGCGGCGCACGATGCCCTGTCGGACGTGCGCGCCACGATCGCGCTGGCGAGGCTGATCCGGCAGCGGCAGCCGAAGCTGTTCGAGTTCGCGCTCGGCCTGCGCCGCAAGGACCGCGTGGCCGCGGAACTGCGCCTGCCCGCCACGGCCGATACCGCGCGCCCCTTCCTCCACGCATCGGGCATGTTCCCGGCGGACCGGGGCTGCCTGGGCATCCTGTGGCCGCTCGCCAGCCACCCGACCAACCGCAACGAGCTGATCGCGTGGGACCTGGCGCACGACCCGTCCGAACTGGCCGGCCTGGATGCCGCGCGCATCCGCGAGCGGCTCTTCACGCGCACCGCCGACCTGCCCGAGGGCGTGGCGCGGCTGCCCGTCAAGAGCGTGCACCTGAACAAGTCCCCCATGGTGGTGGGCAACGTGAACACCCTCACGCCGGCCATGGCGCAGCGCTGGGGCATCGACATGGAGCGTGCCGCAGCCCATGCGGAGATCGCACGGGCGCTGCCCGACATGAGCGCGATCTGGGCCGAGGTGTTCGCACGGCCGAAGGACGCGCCGGCCGATGTGGACCAGGACCTGTACGGGGGCTTCGTCGGCAACGAGGACCGGCGCCGCCTGCAGCGGCTGCGCACGCTGCCGCCGCAGGAGCTGGCGCTGGCCCGGCCGGGTTTCGACGACGAGCGCCTGGAGGAGCTGGCCTGGCGCTTCCGCGCACGCAACTTCCCCGAGACGCTGGACGAGGCGGACCGCGAGCGCTGGGAAGCCCTGCGCGTGGCGCGCCTCATGGAGGGCGAGGGCGGTGGCCTGACCTTCGATGCGCTGTTCGCGCGGCTGGACACGCTGGGCGAGACGGCGGACGAGCGTGGCGAGGCGATCCTGGGAGCGCTGTATGAATATGCAGAAAGCATCGCTCCCGATTTCTGACGGGCCCGTGCCTCTGCCGGCCTCTGCGGGCGGGTTGGATGCCCTGCTGGCCTGGGCGCGTGCCTGCCCGCGGCTTTTCGTGCTCACCGGCGCGGGCTGCAGCACGGCGTCCGGCATCCCGGACTACCGGGACGAGGGCGGCGCCTGGAAGCGCTCCCCGCCGGTCACCTACCAGGCCTTCATGGGCGACGAGGCGGTGCGCCGGCGCTACTGGGCGCGCAGCATGATCGGCTGGCGCGTCATGGGCGGCGCCGCGCCCGGGGCCGCGCACCATGCCCTGGCCGCGCTGGAGGCGATGGGCCGGGTGGAGATGCTGCTCACGCAGAACGTGGACGGCCTGCACACGGCCGCGGGGCAGCAGCGGGTGATCGACCTGCACGGGCGCATCGACACGGTGCGCTGCATGGCCTGCGAGGCGCGCATGCCGCGTGCGGACCTGCAATCCTGGCTGGAGGCCCGCAACCCGGCCTGGGCGGTGCTGGAGGCGGCCGCTGCGCCGGACGGCGATGCCGACCTGGACGGCCGCGACTTTTCCGCGTTCGAATTGCCCGCCTGTCCCCATTGCGGCGGCGGTCCCCTGAAGCCGGACGTGGTGTTTTTCGGTGAAAGCGTGCCGCGCGAACGCGTGGAGGCCGCGCGGGCGGCGCTGGCCCGGTCCGACGGATTGCTCGTGGCCGGCTCTTCGCTGATGGTGTATTCGGGTTTCCGCTTCGTGCAGGCGGCCGCGGACGCCGGGCTGCCGGTGGCGGCCGTGAACCGGGGCGTGACGCGCGCCGACGGATTGATCGCGGTCAAGGTCGAGGACGACGTGGGCCGCGTGCTGGGGGCCCTGGCGCAGGCGCTGGCACCGGCCGGAGGGATGCCGCCGGGCGCATGACCCGGTGGCACGGGCGGGTTTGCGCGACGGCGCCCGCCGATGGTGCTATGGTGGCCGGATAACGCCCGGGCCGCGCCGAGAGCGCGAGCCGGGGCCCTGAGGAGACAAACCCATGCAGAGCTCCCTCCATGGCGGGGAGGCGGCGCAGGCCGCCGCCTTCGCGCCGCTGCCTTCGGCCCGCGTGATCGCCGAGTCGCACGAGCGCTCCCGCTCCTTCGGCCTGCAACGGCACGCGTCCGCCGACCTCCAGCCCCTGGCGCCCGACGCGCTCGCCTGGGCCGTGGCGCGCAACGACGCGCTTTGCGCGCATGCGCTCCCGGTCATGGAAACCCTCTCTGCGCAGATCGCGGGCACGCAGAGCATGGTGCTGCTCACCGACGCCCAGGGCGTGGTGCTGCACGCCCTGGGCGACGAGGAATTCCTCGGGCGCGCGCACCGGGTCGCGCTGCGGCCCGGGGGCACCTGGTCCGAGCGCAGCAAGGGCACGAATGCCATCGGCACGGCCCTGGCCCTGGGCGATGCGGTGCAGGTGAACGGCGACGAGCATTTCCTGGCCGCCAACCAGTTCCTCACCTGCTCCTGCGCACCCATCTGCGATCCGCTGGGCCAGGTGATTGGCGCGCTGGACGTGAGCGGCGACCGCCACCAGCAGAGTGCGCACACGCTGGCCCTGGTGCGCATGTCCGCCCGCATGGTCGAGAACCATCTCTTCGGCAAGGTCTATGAGGACGCCGTGCGGCTGCGCTTCCATGCGCGCCCGGAGTTCCTGGGCACGCTGGTGGAGGGCCTGGCCGCGTTCACGCCGGAGGGTCGCTTCCTCGCGGCCAACCGCAGCGGGCAGTTCCAGCTCGGTATGTCGGCGAACGCATTGCAGGCGCAGACCTTCCCGTCGCTCTTCGGCATGCCGATGAGCGCGCTGCTGGCCCATGCGCGCGGCGCCATGCCCCGGCCGCTGCAGCTCGCGCTGCCCGGCGGGGTGGTGGTCAATGCGATGGTGGAATTCCGCCCGAAGGGGGCGGCGGCCCTCGGCTGGATGGTGCAGGGGCGCGACGAGGATGCGCCCACGGCCGCGCCCGCTGCCCCAGCTTCCGCCACGGCCACCCGGCCGCGGCCCGTCGCCCCGGTGCCGGCCGGCGGTCCGCGCCTGTCCGGCCTGCGCTACCTGGATACGGGCGATGCGCAGCTGGCGCAGGTGATCGACCGCGTCTCGCGCGTGCTGGGCAGCGACGTGCCCATGCTCATCCTCGGCGAGACCGGCACGGGCAAGGAACTGCTGGCCCGCGCCATCCACCAGGACGGCCCGCGCGCGCGCGGGCCCTTCGTGGCGGTGAACTGCGCATCCATCCCGGAAACTCTGATCGAGGCGGAACTGTTCGGCTACGAGGAGGGCGCCTTCACGGGCGCGCGGCGCAAGGGCAGCGTGGGCAAGATCGCCCAGGCCCACGGCGGCACGCTGTTCCTGGACGAGATCGGCGACATGCCGCTGGCCATGCAGGCCCGGCTGCTGCGCGTGCTGCAGGAGCGCACCGTGGCGCCGCTCGGCTCGGCGCGGCAGATCCCGGTGGATGTGCACGTGCTTTGCGCCACCCACCGGAACCTGCGCGACATGATGGCCCGGGGGGTGTTCCGCGACGATCTCTACTACCGGCTCAACGGGCTGGTGGTGCGCCTGCCGGCGCTGCGCGAGCGCTCGGACCTGCGCGTCATCGTGCAGCGCCTCTTGCAGGCGCAGGACCGCGAGCGGGCTGCCGAAGGCTCCGCGCCCGGGTGGCCGCGGCCGCGCCGGACGGCGCCCCTGCGGGTCTCGCCGCGGGCCATGGAGCTGTTCCTGCGGCACTGCTGGCCGGGCAACCTCCGCCAGCTCTCGAATGCGCTGCGCACGGCGGCGCTGATGGCCGGCGATGCGGACGAGATCGACATCGGGCATCTGCCGGAGGACCTGTTCGATGAAGTTCCTCCTGCTGCCGCTTCCGCGGCCCCGGTGCCCGCAGGTCCCCAGGGCGATGCCGGGGCGTCGGTGTGGGGTACCGGGCCATGCCCGCCGGGCCGCAGCGCTGCACGCCGGCCCGAGCCGGCCGCGGTGCGTTCATGGGACGAGACCGTGGAAGATGCGCTGCGCCATGCGCTGTCGGTGCATGGCGGCAACGTGTCCGCCGTGGCGCGGGCGTTGGGGGTGTCGCGCAATACGGTGTACCGGCGGCTGAAGGCCATGGACGGGACGGCCGCCCATCATTGATGGCCGGGCTACGGTGTCAGTCGGGCCATTGCTCGGCCTGGCGTCCCGATACTTTCCTTTTCACGAGCGCACCCCATGCCAGGCGTCCAACCGGGCAGGCCCAGAGGATGGACAAGACCCCCACGACGATCAGCGATCCGCGATCGCCCGTGCTCGCAAACACGGCGACGGCGGCATTGAGCAGCCCCGCGATGGGCGCAATGGCGAACAGCCAGATCGCGGCCACCCCGTCGTGCTGGAGCTTCAGGCAGGCGAGCGGCACGAGGCAGAGCAGGGCGGGACTGTAGATGAGCCAGGCCAGCAGGGCATTGCCTTCACCGACGTAGGGCAGTCCGCTTGCCGAGAGGTTCAGGACGATGCCCCATGCCACGATCCCGACGGCCAGGCCCGCCCATCCGAGCAGATACCGCATGGGACTTCCGTCAAACCGCCCCGCGCGGCGGCGGCCCCAGCGCCTCGATGGCCGCCCATTCGGCATCGCCGTAGAGCCGCGAGCGGGTGAGGAACCGCAGCCCCGTGGGCCGCTCCAGCGAGAACATGCCGCCGTTGCCGGGCACGGCATCGATGATCAGGTGCGTGTGTTCCCAGTAGGCGAACTGGGATTCGCTCATGTAGAAGGGCGTGCCCGCGATCTCGCCGAGCAGCACGTCGGAATCGCCGAGCATGAATTCGCCGCGGGCGAAGCACATGGGTGCGCTGCCATCGCAGCAGCCGCCGGACTGGTGGAACATGAGCGGGCCGTGTTGCGCCTGCAGCCGCTCGATGAGGGCGACGGCCTCGGGCGTGGCCGAGACACGGGTTGCGGAACCGGGAGGTGCGGAAACGGGGGGCGCGGTCGTCGTCATGCGGTGTCTCCTGTCATGGGGTCTGCGCTTCCCGCAGTGTGCCCGAAGTGCAGCAGCGGCGCCCGCCCTGCGGCAGCCCACGCCCTGTGCCAGTGCGCAGGGCGTGTGTCTGCCGCGGTCGTCAGTGGGCCGCCATGTCCAGCACGATGCGGCCCTGGATCTGGCCCTTGTGCATGCGCGCGAACACGTCGTTGATGTTCTCCAGCTTCTCGGTCGCCACGGTGGCCTTGACCTGGCCGCGGGCCGCGAAGTCCAGCGATTCCTGCAGGTCCAGGCGCGTGCCGACGATGGAGCCGCGCACGGTGACGCCGCGCAGCACCATGTCGAAGATGGGCAGCGGGAAGTTGCCGGGCGGCAGGCCGTTGAGCGACACGGTGCCGCCGCGGCGCACCATGCCCAGCGCCTGCTCGAAGGCCTTGGGCGAGACGGCCGTGACCAGCGCGCCATGGGCGCCGCCGATCTCCTTTTGCAGATAGGCGGCCGGGTCGGTGGTCTTCGCGTTCACCGTCACGCTGGCGCCGAGTTTTTTCGCCAGTTCGAGCTTGTCGTCTTCCACGTCCACGGCCGCCACGTTCAGGCCCATGGCCTTGGCGTACTGCACGGCCATGTGGCCCAGGCCGCCGATGCCGGAGATGACCACCCAGTCGCCCGGCTTGGTGTCCGTCACCTTCAGGCCCTTGTACACGGTCACGCCCGCGCACAGCACGGGAGCGATGTCCACGAAGCCGACGTCCTTGGGCAGGTGGCCCACGAAGTTGGGGTCGGCCAGCGCGTAGTCGGCGAAACCGCCGTTGACCGAATAGCCGGTGTTGCTCTGCGATTCGCACAGGGTTTCCCAGCCGCCCAGGCAGTGGGTGCAGCAGCCGCAGGCCGAATGCAGCCACGGCACGCCCACGCGGTCGCCTTCCTTCACGTGCTTCACGTTCCTGCCGATGGCCGCGACGAAACCCACGCCCTCGTGGCCGGGAATGAACGGCGGGTTGGGCTTGACGGGCCAGTCGCCTTCGGCGGCGTGCAGGTCGGTGTGGCAGACGCCGGAGGCCTCGATCTTCACGAGGATCTGGTCATCGGCGGGCGTCGGTACCGGGGCTTCCTCGATGGTGAGGGGCTTGCCGAATTCGCGCACGACGGCGGCTTTCATGGTCTTGGGAAGCATGGAACGGGAATCCTTTCTTGTGTCGGAAGGGTTAGAACCTCGAGAAGGTTCTCAACGGGGAGGGCTGGCTTCCACCATATGCCGCCCTCCCTCGGTCGCTGCTGATGCAGGTCAAGCCGTCAGAAGAAGCCCAGCTTGTTCGGGCTGTAGCTCACGAGCAGGTTCTTGGTCTGCTGGTAGTGGTCGAGCATCATCTTGTGGTTCTCGCGGCCGATGCCGGACTGCTTGTAGCCGCCGAAGGCCGCATGCGCGGGGTAGGCGTGGTAGCAGTTGGTCCACACGCGGCCGGCCTGGATGCCGCGGCCCATGCGGAAGGCGCGCGCCCCGTCGCGGCTCCACACGCCGGCGCCCAGGCCGTAGAGCGTGTCGTTGGCGATCTCCAGCGCTTCCTCTTCGGTCTTGAAGGTGGTGACGGACACCACCGGGCCGAAGATCTCTTCCTGGAAGATGCGCATCTTGTTGTGGCCCTTGAACACCGTGGGCTTGACGTAGTAGCCTCCGGCCAGGTCGCCGCCGAGCATGTTGCGTTCGCCGCCGATGAGGCATTCGGCGCCTTCCTTCTTGCCCAGGTCGAGGTACGAGAGGATCTTCTCCAGTTGCTCCTGCGATGCCTGCGCGCCGATCATGGTGCCCTTGTCGAGCGGGTGGCCCTGGGTGATGGCGGCCACGCGCTTCAGGGCACGTTCCATGAAGCGGTCGTAGATCGATTCCTGGATCAGCACGCGGCTGGGGCAGGTGCATACTTCGCCCTGGTTCAGCGCGAACATGGCGAAGCCTTCCAGCGCCTTGTCGAAGAAGGCGTCGTCGGCGCTCATCACATCCTCGAAGAAGATGTTGGGGCTCTTGCCGCCCAGCTCCAGCGTGACCGGGATGATGTTCTGGCTGGCGTACTGCATGATGAGCCGGCCGGTCGTGGTCTCGCCCGTGAAGGCGATCTTCGCGATGCGGTTGCTGGAGGCCAGCGGCTTGCCGGCCTCCAGGCCGAAGCCGTTGACCACGTTCAGCACGCCGGCGGGCAGCAGGTCGCCGATCATCTCGAGCAGGACCAGGATGGAGGCCGGCGTCTGCTCCGCGGGCTTGAGCACCACGCAGTTGCCGGCAGCCAGGGCGGGTGCCAGCTTCCAGACAGCCATTAGGATGGGGAAGTTCCAGGGAATGATCTGGCCCACGACGCCCAGCGGCTCGTGGAAGTGGTAGGCCATCGTGTCATGGTCGATCTCGCTGATGCCGCCTTCCTGCGCCCGCACCGCGCCCGCGAAGTAGCGGAAGTGGTCGATGGCCAGGGGGATGTCGGCCGCCATGGTCTCGCGCAGCGGCTTGCCGTTGTCGATGGTTTCGGCCACCGCGATGGTCAGCAGGTTGGCTTCCATGCGGTCGGCGATCTTCAGCAGGATGTTGGCCCGGTCCGTCGTGGAGGTCTTGCCCCAGGCCGCCTTGGCCTTGTGCGCGGCGTCCAGCGCGGCGTTCACGTCCTTGTCGTTGGAACGCGGCACCGAGGTGAACACCTGGCCGTTGATGGGCGAGCTGTTCTCGAAGTACTGGCCGTCCACCGGGGGGACCCACTGGCCGCCGATGTAGTTGCCGTACTGCTTCTTGTAGGGGTTGGCGATGCCGAGGTTGGCGATTTCTGCCATGTCCATGGTGCTTGTCTCCTGTGGTGGTGGAATGTCCGGGCGGCGCACCGTGCGCTCTCCGGTGCAGGACATTGCGCAAGCCGCATGCCAGCGCATGCGCCCCGTGTTCCCTGCACCGCAGAGCCCGTCCGGGTGCTCCATGTGTTCCGTTCTGGAACAGTGGCTGCGCAGGCGTGTTGCGTGGCGGAACAGGGCGGCCGGCGGGCGCCGCCGGCCTTGCCGGGAGCGCAGGCGTGCCGCCCGGCCCGCCCGCTTGCCCGGAAGGGGCAGCCCGCGGTCCCCGGGCACCTGCGCCGCTCTTGGTGTATAACCGCGCCTCCCCGGACACCCGCGGCGCCGCGCCCCGCGCCTGCCGGCACCACCGACCCATCCCCCGAGCATGACTGACCACTACGCCGCCCTCGGTCTGAGCGCGACCGCGAGCCTGGCCGATATCAAGAAGGCGTTCCGCCAGAAGGCGGCCTTCTACCACCCCGACCGCAATCCCTCGCCGGATGCGGCCGAGCGCTTCCGCGCGGCCCAGAAGGCCTACGAAGTGCTGTCGGACGACGCCGCGCGCCAGGCCTACGACGACAACCGCCGCCGCAACCTGCTCGACGATCCGCTCCAGACGGCGCGGGAGATCTGGCAGTCCTATTTCAAGAACGTGCTTTCCTCGTGAAACCCTCTCCTTTCTTCCATGACCTGCGTTCGGCCTACCAGGCCGAGCTCGACGACCTTGCCCAGGATTCCGAAGGCAAGGACGTGCTGCGCAAGCGCCTCGCCCAGAAGCGCGGCGAGATCGCCTTCCTGGCCAAGATGATCGATTTCAGCCCCGAGATGGTCGCGGTGGCCTTCCACCAGGGCTTCCGCTTCCACCGGCCGGCCGCGCTCGATCCGCTGCTGGGGCGGGGCGGGGCGTCGGACCTGCCGGAATGGTCCGCGCTGGGCGGGGCGGTGGCGCTCGAGCCCTGGGCCCAGCCGCTGGCGGACGTGGTCCTGGCGGAGCCGTCGGGCGCGCGCTTCCTGTCGCTGGCAGCGCTGCTCGAATACCAGCGCCAGCATGCCCGCTTCGCCGGCCAGGGCACCGGCAGTGCCGAGGCCGGGGAGGGCGAAGAGGAAGAAGGCGGGGACGAGGCGGAGCAGGGCGACGACGACGAGGCCCGCTGGAGCGCCGACGACGCCAGCGAGCCCCGCAGCCATGCCGACCGCGAGGAGGCTGCCGCCGACTGGATGGCCGACCTCGGATTCGACCGCAAGGAGTAACCGCCATGTCCCGACATCTCGCCCTCATCACCCAGACCCAGGCCCTGATCGCCGCCGGCGATATCGTGGGCGCCGAGTCCGCCCTGTCCCAGCTCGCCGACGACGAGGGCGACCGCGCCCTGGTCGAGGTGCTGGACGAGCTCGCGCCCAAGGACGTGCTGGCCGTCATGCGCGAATACGACGAATCCCGCGCCTCGGTGGTCAACATGCTGGTGACGCCCCAGCAGTTCGCGCGCGCGCTGGTGCTGGAGAAGCAGTACAAGGACGCCACCCACACCTACCTGCGCAGCATGGTGAACGCCGTCGTGTTCCGCGGCGACGTGGAGCCGGTAAAGTTCCTCACCGCCATCGGCGACCTGGAAGGCGGCAGCGAGGCCCTGGCCCATTATTTCGCGGAGAAGTGGAGCCGGCTGGAGGCCTTCGCGCGCACCGGCCTCTTCGACGCCACCGAGGACTACGGCCCGGCGCTGACCGAGGACCAGCTCTTCAACGTGGCCTACGCCCCCCCGAAGGTGGACCAGGACGAGGTGGCCGACCGCGACTGGATGCAGATGGCCTGGCTGCTGCGCTACCAATGTCCGGATCTGTTCATCGAGACCCTGCTGGTGCTGCGCGCCAAGGCGCAAGCCTACGACGAAGGACTGGGCGACGACGAGACCGGCACGGACGAGGACGACGACGGCAGGTTCGAGACCAGCGAGACCGACCGCGGCAAGGCCACGCCGGCTGCGCGGGCGTCCGACGAAGAGTCGGCGATCTGAGCCGGAGGCCGCCGCGATGAGCGTTTCCGATTCCAGCCCGGCCGCAGGGGGCGCGACGGCGCTCTCGCTGCACGACGGCCGCCCGTTCTTCGAGAAGGCCCTGGTGCATGGCATCCGCCATGGCATCGTGCCGGCCGAGCGGGTGGAGGCCATCGCGGCCGAGGCACCCAAGGGCATGGTACAGATCGCCCGCTACTTCGGCACGGAGTTCCTGCGGCCCGACCTGGAGCGTGCGCGCGAGCGCATGGTGAACCTCGTCAGCCTCGACCTGATCGAGGACAGCGGCGGCGACCTCGGCCGCGCGGCGCAGAGCCTGCGCGAGCACAGTTTCCTGTCGCGCTCCAAGGCGGGATCGGACCGGCTGCGCCGCCTGATCGCGCTGCCGCAGAGCAGCAATTTCGGGTTCCTTTCGACCACCGGCGAGCCGGACGTGCAGCAGCTGTCGGTCTGGTCGCTGCGCAGCCATGCCGACTACCGCGCGGAGCTGGAGCGCCGCACCGGCATCGCCGCCGCGATCGAGGCCGCCCGCTGGTTTGCGGAACGCCTGGACCTGGACGAAAACGCGCTGGAGGCGGCCGGCGCCGAGGCCGAGGCCGTCGTCCGCATGGGCCTGTTGTGGCACTGGATGCATCCGGCAGCCGAGGCCTGGCCGCATGCCGTGTCGTTCGAGAAGCGCCTGTCCGCCATGCGGCGCAAGGGCATTCCCGCGCCGTCGCGCCTGCCGCTGCCCGGCGGCATGCCGGTCGAAGTGGCTGCCGTCGCGGACGCGCACGTCGCGGCTGTGCTGGCGGATGCTGCGCGCATCCTCGACGCGGCCACGGCGCCCCGCGCGCTGCTGCGGCCCATGGGCAGCTTCCGCGCGCGCTACTTCCTGGAGGACGATCCGCTCGCCGAGGCGGACGATTACCACCAGGGGCTGGACGCCCTGCTGGAAGCCGGGGACGACGCGGACGCAGCGCCCGCGCCGGCCAGCCGGACCTGGGAGCGGCTCACGCAGGGCCATGAGGACGAGCATTCGCTGCTCACGCTCTTGCTGTGCCTGGCGGCCGGCGTGCCGCGCAAGACCGTGCTGACCGAGAAGGCCGCCGCGAGCCTGGTGCGCCGCGTGCGCAAACACGGCTGGCAACCGGAGCTCGCCGAGGAATTCATCCGCGCGCATGCGGCCAGCGTGCGCCAGGCAAGCTACCTGGCGCTCTGGAAGTCCTTCGTGGACGAGTCTGCCACCACGCTGCTCAACCACCGGGACGAGCGCCTGGAAGAAGCGCGCGCGCTGCTGCGCCGCGAGTGCCACGTGGCGGACGGCGCGGAGTGAACGCGGAGCCGGCACCGGACGCCGGGCCGGCAGAGGCCTTCTGGCGTGACCCGGCGCTGCCCTTCGCCGAAAGCCGCCGTGCCTGCCGCAGCCGGGCCTGCTACCGGCCCCACCTGCACCCCACGTTCTCGATCGGCGCGGTGGACGGTGGACGCAGCGTGTTCACGGGTGCGGAAGGCGGCCCCGTCCCGCTGCGTGCGGGCATGCTGGTGTTCGTGCCGGCCGGGCGCGTGCATGCCTGCAACCCGGTGCCGGGCTCCGCGTGGAGCTACCAGATGCTGCACCTGGATGCGGAATGGCTCCAGGCGGTGCGCAGCGAGGCCGCCGCAGCCGTGCCGGAAGGCGGCGGCCCGGTGCGCATCGTGGACGATCCGGCCTGCCATGCGCGCTTCGCGCGCCTGAACGCACTGCTGTTTTCCCAGGCCGCGCCGCAGGACAAGGAGGCCGCGTTGATCGAATTCGTCGGCGACAGCGACGCAATGCACGGCCTGCGCATCCCGGCGCCCGCCGCCGGCCCTGGCCTGCAGGAGCGGCTGCGACCGGCGATGGAGCGCCTGCGCGACGCGCCCGCCGACAGCACGCCGCTCGATGAACTGGCCCGGCTGGCCGGCATGGGCCGCTACCAGCTGATCCGGGCGTTCAAGGCCGCCACCGGCATGACGCCCCATGCCTGGCAAATGAACCTGAGGATCAACTGCGCGCGGGCGCGCCTGCAGGACGGGGACAGCCTCGCGGACGTGGCCCATGGCCTGGGTTTCGCCGACCAGGCCCACTTCCAGCGGATGTTCAAGGCGCATGCGGGCGTGACCCCGGGGCGGTTCCGCGCCTAGCTTTCCTCCGGGTGGGGCCCGGGGCGCAATTTCATTCAATACGGCGCGCCCGGCGGCCGGCACAGTGGCGGCCTTCCTCAGCCCGCCTGCCACCCGCATGGAACAGTTCCTCCTGATCGCCGCCGCGCATTTCCTCGCCCTGCTGTCGCCGGGGCCGGACTTTTTCCTGATCGCCCGGACCTCGCTGTCGGCCGGATGGCGGACGGCTGGCGGGGCCTGCGTGGGCATCGCGCTCGCCAACGGCGTGTTCATCGTGGCGGCGTTCGCCGGCCTGTCCGCGCTGCGCGTGGGCAGCCCGTGGTTCACCGGCATCCAGCTGGCCGGTGCTGCCTACCTGCTCTACCTGGGCGTGCTGTTCATGCGCCATGCGGGCCGCAGCCGCCTGGACGTCTCCGCGGCCGCGGGCGCCTTCGCGCCAGGGCGCGGGGCCCGGTGGCGGGCCGCAGGCATGGGGTTTGTCTCGGCCGCGCTCAATCCGAAGAACGCGCTGTTCTATGCGAGCCTCGCGGCCATGCTGGCCGGACCGCAGGCCACGCCGGGATGGAAGGTGTTCTACGGCGCGTGGATGTTCTGCGCCGTGCTGCTGTGGGACCTGGCGGTCGCCGTCGCGATCGGCAACCGGGCCGTGCTGCACCGCTTCGCGCGGGCGCTGCCCTGGCTGGAGCGGGTGTCGGGCGCCGTCCTCGTCCTGGCCGGCTGCCTCGTGATCGCGATGCTCGTGCGCGGGGGATGAAAAAAAGAAAGCCGCCCCGGCGGTGCCGGGGCGGCTTGTCATCGGCCCACGGGCCGCGATGGCATCAGAGTTCGCCCAACTGCGCCTGGGCGACCGCGGGCAGGTGGCTCTTGATGAAGTTCTGGATCACGCTGCACGGCAGCAGGAACGGCCGCTGCGTGATCGTGATCGTGCAGGTCTGGCCGCTCACCATGAAGGTGCCCGCCACGGGGCCGAGCGGGGTGCCCACGGTGAACGCGCCACCGCTGGGGCCGCCGGTGATCGTGCCGCCGTGCTCATGGATCATGGTGGCGATCTTGACGAACAGCTCCTGGGCGCTGCCGGTGAAATCGACGCTGAAGGGAGGGCAGGATGCCATGGGGGTGCTCCTTCCTGGAGGTGGGGCGTCCAGGCTCAGCAGCAGCCGAACTTGTAGGTGTAGATCGCGGCACCGTTGAGGAAGACGGTGATCTTTGCGCCGCAGGGGATGATGCCGCAGGTATCGACGCAGGCCTTCAGCTGCGCTCCGACGGGGATAGGGATGGGCAGGGTGAAGCAAATCTTGCCCAGGACAGGAACCTGGACGCAGACCTTCCGGGTGGCCGGATCGTACGACGCTCCCACGCAGACCTGGATGCGCAGCGCGTCCACATCCGGCAGTTGGGCGCGCAGGTTGTCGAAGTTGTCTGCCGAGGCCGCGTCGGAGAACCCGGCCACCGCGAAGTTCGGCAGATGCTCATCGCCGCCAGATGCCTTGGTTTGATTGCAATTGCAGTCGGACATGGTTTTTTCCTCTCTCGATTCGTTGCTGTTGAAGTCGGCCGGAGCCATGCAACTTGTCTGCTTCCGGCCGTAGGGGGTGCCTTCGCTTCGTTCGCGATACCGTGGGGGACGGAATCGACAACGGGGCGGAAGGCAGGCGGATTCTGTGAGCCGGCGGCGTCT comes from the Paracidovorax avenae ATCC 19860 genome and includes:
- the adh gene encoding aldehyde dehydrogenase, producing MDMAEIANLGIANPYKKQYGNYIGGQWVPPVDGQYFENSSPINGQVFTSVPRSNDKDVNAALDAAHKAKAAWGKTSTTDRANILLKIADRMEANLLTIAVAETIDNGKPLRETMAADIPLAIDHFRYFAGAVRAQEGGISEIDHDTMAYHFHEPLGVVGQIIPWNFPILMAVWKLAPALAAGNCVVLKPAEQTPASILVLLEMIGDLLPAGVLNVVNGFGLEAGKPLASSNRIAKIAFTGETTTGRLIMQYASQNIIPVTLELGGKSPNIFFEDVMSADDAFFDKALEGFAMFALNQGEVCTCPSRVLIQESIYDRFMERALKRVAAITQGHPLDKGTMIGAQASQEQLEKILSYLDLGKKEGAECLIGGERNMLGGDLAGGYYVKPTVFKGHNKMRIFQEEIFGPVVSVTTFKTEEEALEIANDTLYGLGAGVWSRDGARAFRMGRGIQAGRVWTNCYHAYPAHAAFGGYKQSGIGRENHKMMLDHYQQTKNLLVSYSPNKLGFF
- a CDS encoding DnaJ domain-containing protein translates to MTDHYAALGLSATASLADIKKAFRQKAAFYHPDRNPSPDAAERFRAAQKAYEVLSDDAARQAYDDNRRRNLLDDPLQTAREIWQSYFKNVLSS
- a CDS encoding helix-turn-helix transcriptional regulator, whose amino-acid sequence is MNAEPAPDAGPAEAFWRDPALPFAESRRACRSRACYRPHLHPTFSIGAVDGGRSVFTGAEGGPVPLRAGMLVFVPAGRVHACNPVPGSAWSYQMLHLDAEWLQAVRSEAAAAVPEGGGPVRIVDDPACHARFARLNALLFSQAAPQDKEAALIEFVGDSDAMHGLRIPAPAAGPGLQERLRPAMERLRDAPADSTPLDELARLAGMGRYQLIRAFKAATGMTPHAWQMNLRINCARARLQDGDSLADVAHGLGFADQAHFQRMFKAHAGVTPGRFRA
- a CDS encoding LysE family translocator, which produces MEQFLLIAAAHFLALLSPGPDFFLIARTSLSAGWRTAGGACVGIALANGVFIVAAFAGLSALRVGSPWFTGIQLAGAAYLLYLGVLFMRHAGRSRLDVSAAAGAFAPGRGARWRAAGMGFVSAALNPKNALFYASLAAMLAGPQATPGWKVFYGAWMFCAVLLWDLAVAVAIGNRAVLHRFARALPWLERVSGAVLVLAGCLVIAMLVRGG